In Daphnia pulicaria isolate SC F1-1A chromosome 5, SC_F0-13Bv2, whole genome shotgun sequence, a single genomic region encodes these proteins:
- the LOC124341319 gene encoding ras-related protein Rab-43-like, producing the protein MSRLPSNTASEESFDFLFKIVVIGDCGIGKTSLVQRFKSGVFTERYTNTIGVDFAMKTVVIEGKQVKLQIWDTAGQERFRTITQSYYRSANGVLLVYDITKRSSFLSLQKWMEEIRRFTANNISWVLIGNKCDMDSLREVEQVEALAMAELIPEIVLVLETSAKDNTNVEQAFVELATELKRNQCGLGIHDAEQQEVFNLNTTRILKSKQCSACSI; encoded by the exons ATGTCTAGGCTGCCCAGTAATACTGCTAGTGAAGAATCTTTtgactttctttttaaaattgtcgTAATTGGCGATTGTGGAATTGGAAAGACTTCCCTTGTTCAAAGATTCAAATCGGGAGTTTTTACAGAACGGTATACTAATACGATCGGGGTGGATTTTGCAATGAAAACAGTTGTCATTGAAGGGAAACAGGTTAAA TTACAAATATGGGATACAG CTGGACAGGAAAGATTTAGAACCATTACTCAAAGCTATTACAGATCTGCGAATGGTGTCCTTTTAG TATATGATATCACTAAAAGATCATCATTTCTAAGTTTACAAAAATGGATGGAAGAAATACGGAGGTTTACAGCTAATAACATTTCCTGGGTTTTGAttg GAAACAAATGTGACATGGATTCACTACGTGAAGTTGAACAAGTTGAAGCCCTTGCCATG GCGGAACTTATCCCGGAGATAGTTCTGGTGTTAGAAACATCAGCTAAGGATAATACAAATGTTGAACAAGCATTTGTTGAGCTAGCAACAGAATTAAAG CGTAACCAGTGCGGATTAGGAATACATGACGCTGAACAGCAAGaagttttcaatttaaataccACCAGAATATTGAAATCCAAGCAATGCTCAGCTTgttcaatttaa
- the LOC124341440 gene encoding ribonuclease kappa-like yields MPFCGPKCSLCCTIVSVWGIVQLVLMGVFFYTHSVALAEDLTLEEHYSDLDTFYKDVNASYEQNAYNCWIAALIYLVTLCVSVHQFWLNNRVSYQV; encoded by the exons ATGCCATTCTGCGGCCCAAAGTGTTCTCTGTGTTGCACAATTGTGAGCGTGTGGGGAATCGTTCAATTG GTGCTGATGGGTGTATTCTTTTACACCCACAGTGTGGCCCTAGCTGAAGACTTGACACTTGAAGAGCATTACAGTGATCTGGATACATTTTACAAAGATGTTAATGCCAGCTATGAACAA aaTGCATACAACTGTTGGATAGCTGCACTCATTTACTTAGTTACGTTGTGTGTCTCTGTTCACCAATTTTGGCTGAACAATCGCGTTTCTTATCAAGTTTAA
- the LOC124341120 gene encoding farnesyl pyrophosphate synthase-like isoform X2, with protein MINIRFYILVRTGAMCQNRMLRSNQLITSTPKLLRKFHSSKTSSVLRRPSSNEQQITERLNNLLVMTSSCKIKDQFHKFFPEILRCLKSSSTLSELPSMQLWIEKIVEYNLKGGKMNRGLAVVESFMIFKNDQISEQDIETAIALGWAVEMAFFLVADDIMDDSLTRRMKPCWYRTNNLGVKAFNDSILLESLIYQILSSYCKDRHYYLPILELFHDVTMRTSLGQAMDLHSTPDPNQSPDLSKFTTETYDAIVKYKTAYYSFYLPVAIAMRLSGIQDERLFKQAEDILLPMGRFFQVQDDYLDCFGDPEVTGKIGTDIEDGKCSWLIVTALPLCDSAQRQLIETHYASKDPSSVKLVKSLYQQLGIPKLYIEYEENSYKQLTQMIEGIKQQLPTSVFQGFMEKIYKRLN; from the exons ATGATTAACATCAGATTTTACATACTTGTAAGGACTGGAGCCATGTGTCAAAACCGGATGCTTCGTTCAAACCAGTTAATAACTAGCACCCCGAAACTCTTAAGAAAGTTTCACTCGTCTAAAACTAGTTCAGTTCTCCGTCGTCCCTCAAGCAACGAACAACAGATTACGGAACGATTG AACAATCTACTAGTCATGACTTCTTCATGCAAAATTAAGGATCAGTTTCACAAATTCTTCCCTGAAATTTTAAGATGTTTGAAGAGCTCATCAACCTTAAGTGAATTGCCATCGATGCAACTATGGATTGAAAAG ATTGTCGAGTATAATttgaaaggggggaaaatgaaTCGTGGTCTGGCTGTTGTGGAAAGCTTcatgattttcaaaaatgaccAAATTTCAGAACAAGACATAGAAACAGCAATTGCACTTGGTTGGGCTGTTGAAATG GCATTCTTCCTTGTCGCAGATGATATCATGGATGATTCTCTCACGCGAAGAATGAAACCCTGTTGGTATCGCACGAACAATCTAGGTGTTAAGGCTTTCAATGATTCTATACTGTTGGAAAGCCTAATCTATCAGATACTTTCGTCATATTGTAAAGACCGGCATTACTATCTTCCTATATTGGAACTGTTCCATGAC GTTACAATGAGGACATCTCTTGGCCAAGCTATGGATTTGCACTCAACTCCAGATCCAAACCAATCTCCTGATCTAAGCAAATTTACAACGGAAACATACGATGCTATAGTAAAGTATAAAACCGCATATTACTCCTTCTACTTACCTGTAGCCATTGCTATGCGTTTG TCGGGAATCCAGGATGAACGTCTTTTTAAGCAAGCGGAAGATATTCTATTACCCATGGGGCGATTCTTTCAAGTACAGGACGATTATTTGGACTGTTTTGGTGATCCTGAAGTAACGGGTAAAATCGGCACCGATATTGAAGATGGAAAATGCTCATGGCTTATTGTAACAGCTCTGCCCTTGTGTGATTCAGCTCAGCGACAGTTGATTGAA ACGCATTATGCCTCAAAAGATCCTTCATCCGTGAAGCTGGTGAAGTCGTTATATCAACAATTGGGAATCCCGAAGTTATACATTGAATACGAAGAAAATAGTTATAAGCAATTAACTCAAATGATAGAAGGAATCAAGCAACAACTTCCTACATCCGTATTCCAAGGATTTATGGAGAAGATTTACAAGAGATTAAATTGA
- the LOC124341120 gene encoding farnesyl pyrophosphate synthase-like isoform X1 → MINIRFYILVRTGAMCQNRMLRSNQLITSTPKLLRKFHSSKTSSVLRRPSSNEQQITERLNNLLVMTSSCKIKDQFHKFFPEILRCLKSSSTLSELPSMQLWIEKIVEYNLKGGKMNRGLAVVESFMIFKNDQISEQDIETAIALGWAVEMLQAFFLVADDIMDDSLTRRMKPCWYRTNNLGVKAFNDSILLESLIYQILSSYCKDRHYYLPILELFHDVTMRTSLGQAMDLHSTPDPNQSPDLSKFTTETYDAIVKYKTAYYSFYLPVAIAMRLSGIQDERLFKQAEDILLPMGRFFQVQDDYLDCFGDPEVTGKIGTDIEDGKCSWLIVTALPLCDSAQRQLIETHYASKDPSSVKLVKSLYQQLGIPKLYIEYEENSYKQLTQMIEGIKQQLPTSVFQGFMEKIYKRLN, encoded by the exons ATGATTAACATCAGATTTTACATACTTGTAAGGACTGGAGCCATGTGTCAAAACCGGATGCTTCGTTCAAACCAGTTAATAACTAGCACCCCGAAACTCTTAAGAAAGTTTCACTCGTCTAAAACTAGTTCAGTTCTCCGTCGTCCCTCAAGCAACGAACAACAGATTACGGAACGATTG AACAATCTACTAGTCATGACTTCTTCATGCAAAATTAAGGATCAGTTTCACAAATTCTTCCCTGAAATTTTAAGATGTTTGAAGAGCTCATCAACCTTAAGTGAATTGCCATCGATGCAACTATGGATTGAAAAG ATTGTCGAGTATAATttgaaaggggggaaaatgaaTCGTGGTCTGGCTGTTGTGGAAAGCTTcatgattttcaaaaatgaccAAATTTCAGAACAAGACATAGAAACAGCAATTGCACTTGGTTGGGCTGTTGAAATG TTGCAGGCATTCTTCCTTGTCGCAGATGATATCATGGATGATTCTCTCACGCGAAGAATGAAACCCTGTTGGTATCGCACGAACAATCTAGGTGTTAAGGCTTTCAATGATTCTATACTGTTGGAAAGCCTAATCTATCAGATACTTTCGTCATATTGTAAAGACCGGCATTACTATCTTCCTATATTGGAACTGTTCCATGAC GTTACAATGAGGACATCTCTTGGCCAAGCTATGGATTTGCACTCAACTCCAGATCCAAACCAATCTCCTGATCTAAGCAAATTTACAACGGAAACATACGATGCTATAGTAAAGTATAAAACCGCATATTACTCCTTCTACTTACCTGTAGCCATTGCTATGCGTTTG TCGGGAATCCAGGATGAACGTCTTTTTAAGCAAGCGGAAGATATTCTATTACCCATGGGGCGATTCTTTCAAGTACAGGACGATTATTTGGACTGTTTTGGTGATCCTGAAGTAACGGGTAAAATCGGCACCGATATTGAAGATGGAAAATGCTCATGGCTTATTGTAACAGCTCTGCCCTTGTGTGATTCAGCTCAGCGACAGTTGATTGAA ACGCATTATGCCTCAAAAGATCCTTCATCCGTGAAGCTGGTGAAGTCGTTATATCAACAATTGGGAATCCCGAAGTTATACATTGAATACGAAGAAAATAGTTATAAGCAATTAACTCAAATGATAGAAGGAATCAAGCAACAACTTCCTACATCCGTATTCCAAGGATTTATGGAGAAGATTTACAAGAGATTAAATTGA
- the LOC124341120 gene encoding farnesyl pyrophosphate synthase-like isoform X3, whose protein sequence is MCQNRMLRSNQLITSTPKLLRKFHSSKTSSVLRRPSSNEQQITERLNNLLVMTSSCKIKDQFHKFFPEILRCLKSSSTLSELPSMQLWIEKIVEYNLKGGKMNRGLAVVESFMIFKNDQISEQDIETAIALGWAVEMLQAFFLVADDIMDDSLTRRMKPCWYRTNNLGVKAFNDSILLESLIYQILSSYCKDRHYYLPILELFHDVTMRTSLGQAMDLHSTPDPNQSPDLSKFTTETYDAIVKYKTAYYSFYLPVAIAMRLSGIQDERLFKQAEDILLPMGRFFQVQDDYLDCFGDPEVTGKIGTDIEDGKCSWLIVTALPLCDSAQRQLIETHYASKDPSSVKLVKSLYQQLGIPKLYIEYEENSYKQLTQMIEGIKQQLPTSVFQGFMEKIYKRLN, encoded by the exons ATGTGTCAAAACCGGATGCTTCGTTCAAACCAGTTAATAACTAGCACCCCGAAACTCTTAAGAAAGTTTCACTCGTCTAAAACTAGTTCAGTTCTCCGTCGTCCCTCAAGCAACGAACAACAGATTACGGAACGATTG AACAATCTACTAGTCATGACTTCTTCATGCAAAATTAAGGATCAGTTTCACAAATTCTTCCCTGAAATTTTAAGATGTTTGAAGAGCTCATCAACCTTAAGTGAATTGCCATCGATGCAACTATGGATTGAAAAG ATTGTCGAGTATAATttgaaaggggggaaaatgaaTCGTGGTCTGGCTGTTGTGGAAAGCTTcatgattttcaaaaatgaccAAATTTCAGAACAAGACATAGAAACAGCAATTGCACTTGGTTGGGCTGTTGAAATG TTGCAGGCATTCTTCCTTGTCGCAGATGATATCATGGATGATTCTCTCACGCGAAGAATGAAACCCTGTTGGTATCGCACGAACAATCTAGGTGTTAAGGCTTTCAATGATTCTATACTGTTGGAAAGCCTAATCTATCAGATACTTTCGTCATATTGTAAAGACCGGCATTACTATCTTCCTATATTGGAACTGTTCCATGAC GTTACAATGAGGACATCTCTTGGCCAAGCTATGGATTTGCACTCAACTCCAGATCCAAACCAATCTCCTGATCTAAGCAAATTTACAACGGAAACATACGATGCTATAGTAAAGTATAAAACCGCATATTACTCCTTCTACTTACCTGTAGCCATTGCTATGCGTTTG TCGGGAATCCAGGATGAACGTCTTTTTAAGCAAGCGGAAGATATTCTATTACCCATGGGGCGATTCTTTCAAGTACAGGACGATTATTTGGACTGTTTTGGTGATCCTGAAGTAACGGGTAAAATCGGCACCGATATTGAAGATGGAAAATGCTCATGGCTTATTGTAACAGCTCTGCCCTTGTGTGATTCAGCTCAGCGACAGTTGATTGAA ACGCATTATGCCTCAAAAGATCCTTCATCCGTGAAGCTGGTGAAGTCGTTATATCAACAATTGGGAATCCCGAAGTTATACATTGAATACGAAGAAAATAGTTATAAGCAATTAACTCAAATGATAGAAGGAATCAAGCAACAACTTCCTACATCCGTATTCCAAGGATTTATGGAGAAGATTTACAAGAGATTAAATTGA
- the LOC124341120 gene encoding farnesyl pyrophosphate synthase-like isoform X4 has translation MTSSCKIKDQFHKFFPEILRCLKSSSTLSELPSMQLWIEKIVEYNLKGGKMNRGLAVVESFMIFKNDQISEQDIETAIALGWAVEMLQAFFLVADDIMDDSLTRRMKPCWYRTNNLGVKAFNDSILLESLIYQILSSYCKDRHYYLPILELFHDVTMRTSLGQAMDLHSTPDPNQSPDLSKFTTETYDAIVKYKTAYYSFYLPVAIAMRLSGIQDERLFKQAEDILLPMGRFFQVQDDYLDCFGDPEVTGKIGTDIEDGKCSWLIVTALPLCDSAQRQLIETHYASKDPSSVKLVKSLYQQLGIPKLYIEYEENSYKQLTQMIEGIKQQLPTSVFQGFMEKIYKRLN, from the exons ATGACTTCTTCATGCAAAATTAAGGATCAGTTTCACAAATTCTTCCCTGAAATTTTAAGATGTTTGAAGAGCTCATCAACCTTAAGTGAATTGCCATCGATGCAACTATGGATTGAAAAG ATTGTCGAGTATAATttgaaaggggggaaaatgaaTCGTGGTCTGGCTGTTGTGGAAAGCTTcatgattttcaaaaatgaccAAATTTCAGAACAAGACATAGAAACAGCAATTGCACTTGGTTGGGCTGTTGAAATG TTGCAGGCATTCTTCCTTGTCGCAGATGATATCATGGATGATTCTCTCACGCGAAGAATGAAACCCTGTTGGTATCGCACGAACAATCTAGGTGTTAAGGCTTTCAATGATTCTATACTGTTGGAAAGCCTAATCTATCAGATACTTTCGTCATATTGTAAAGACCGGCATTACTATCTTCCTATATTGGAACTGTTCCATGAC GTTACAATGAGGACATCTCTTGGCCAAGCTATGGATTTGCACTCAACTCCAGATCCAAACCAATCTCCTGATCTAAGCAAATTTACAACGGAAACATACGATGCTATAGTAAAGTATAAAACCGCATATTACTCCTTCTACTTACCTGTAGCCATTGCTATGCGTTTG TCGGGAATCCAGGATGAACGTCTTTTTAAGCAAGCGGAAGATATTCTATTACCCATGGGGCGATTCTTTCAAGTACAGGACGATTATTTGGACTGTTTTGGTGATCCTGAAGTAACGGGTAAAATCGGCACCGATATTGAAGATGGAAAATGCTCATGGCTTATTGTAACAGCTCTGCCCTTGTGTGATTCAGCTCAGCGACAGTTGATTGAA ACGCATTATGCCTCAAAAGATCCTTCATCCGTGAAGCTGGTGAAGTCGTTATATCAACAATTGGGAATCCCGAAGTTATACATTGAATACGAAGAAAATAGTTATAAGCAATTAACTCAAATGATAGAAGGAATCAAGCAACAACTTCCTACATCCGTATTCCAAGGATTTATGGAGAAGATTTACAAGAGATTAAATTGA
- the LOC124340845 gene encoding uncharacterized protein LOC124340845: protein MHHIFNVEDNITFNALVWSELKKHGIKETGRWRKPTRNNDPQKKTLFCQPLELLECEQVLIMVESELGNSSDGSKPVCAKGDILVQVPTFVVQSCQAILKGVHTEGLFRKAGSACRQREIKRQLERKEEFKSSHDVIDLANILKQFLRELPDPLIPYQLHDVLLKCVQMESLEKASQMLHLTCLLIPQQALATLCYLLQFFEAVASNSSKNLMDASNISIVMAPTLMPVNITASSRNDRQNCSKLQNSAKVIQMLIENSNKLCGIPHAIATRLVSISTTSLIDQDRGRRNSRSKSRHRRSSSFNRVFEGLRKIVGVKSDFSASVEHLSDCRSESAADLAIPSSPVIRSTFKRKVDLEINTGFSIKKKKAALEGLSQGKVLCTTPLTPQGNHRYIIQTDNHHSYFASPRIDLNPSPSGPTLNLENNRSSVGVLRFFHRKKIPGRNEEPNPPNPIIKTPKLTKRRLSLGKKNSKKQLVVEKKCDIDEKPLPIPPSCDSVEAAVQDLEKTLTPSPIRHIEDDDYEAMHQHYEELKIHVTSLEKEVVEKNLESQCPDPGADGKRGLHVLEVQDQYEKTLEESEKLLLERSASDQLARQLSRGLRLRKSAEQRVIRSPSARKIGAIRRRSRESPRANLTDSNASSSSRRLTRSQSMLAIRRNPSILVQQMITPKRLIEPIHPSTQEAKISLRRGKPNTIRTGLRDPTPMRAQSISQNKNKKMADVPLENETPRISRLRTVPRPDTLAIEGPMNVSKHAVSRNSSVLKLAHNFTIVTQTETTPSSLPMVSPISLADTALLTTPEGCQWSSGDILNRHLDHLKIPLTGRPSVQKIRSENIGKVSAHVRKFDRLASPTLPDARCVAANALSIASNSTDATPLILHRVRSPRKCSIIQRQLSDPQVIKDRSTPPKTAQISPLRESQRANALPQSSKGHERFDVKIKAPLLTPNHGAQGTTTPFGLKIRGAETKHTRIQKKPSPLRATAPLLRRSPRFTPSN, encoded by the exons ATGCATCACATTTTCAATGTAGAAGACAATATTACTTTTAACGCGTTAGTTTGGTCAGAGTTAAAGAAACATGGAATCAAAGAGACTGGTAGATGGAGGAAACCAACAAGAAACAAT GATCCACAGAAGAAAACTCTGTTTTGTCAGCCATTGGAATTGCTTGAGTGTGAACAAGTTCTTATCATGGTTGAATCTGAATTAGGAAATAGCTCAGATGGATCTAAACCAGTGTGTGCTAAAGGAGATATTTTAGTTCAAGTTCCCACATTTGTTGTGCAATCTTGCCAAGCAATTTTGAAGGGTGTCCATACCGAAGGCTTGTTTAGGAAAGCTGGATCTGCTTGCAGACAGCGTGAAATTAAGCGTCagttggagagaaaagaagagttCAAATCCAGTCATGATGTAATAGATTTGGCCAACATTTTGAAGCAGTTCCTAAGAGAGCTTCCAGATCCATTGATTCCTTATCAACTGCATGATGTTTTACTCAA ATGTGTTCAGATGGAAAGCTTAGAAAAAGCTTCACAAATGCTTCACTTGACATGCTTGCTTATTCCACAGCAAGCTTTGGCTACACTATGCTACTTATTGCAG TTTTTTGAAGCTGTAGCTTCTAATTCATCAAAGAATCTTATGGATGCTAGCAATATTTCTATAGTGATGGCACCAACACTGATGCCAGTTAATATTACTGCTTCATCCCGAAACGATCGGCAAAATTGCAGTAAACTTCAGAACTCAGCTAAAGTCATTCAG ATGCTGATTGAAAATAGTAACAAACTCTGTGGAATTCCACATGCAATAGCCACCCGGCTAGTATCTATTTCTACCACTTCACTGATTGATCAAGATAGAGGACGACGTAATAGCCGTAGCAAAAGCCGCCATCGTCGTAGCAGTTCATTTAACC GAGTTTTCGAAGGTTTGCGTAAGATTGTCGGAGTTAAAAGCGATTTCTCTGCATCCGTCGAACATCTTTCCGATTGCCGGTCAGAGTCAGCTGCCGATTTAGCTATTCCTTCCAGTCCTGTGATTCGCTCTACTTTTAAGCGGAAAGTGGATCTCGAAATCAATACAGGATTTTCCATTAAGAAGAA AAAAGCTGCATTGGAAGGTCTTTCACAAGGAAAAGTGCTGTGCACTACTCCTCTAACTCCTCAAGGGAATCACCGTTACATAATTCAGACGGATAATCATCATTCATACTTCGCTTCACCTCGAATCGACTTGAACCCTAG tCCATCCGGCCCAACTttaaatttggaaaataatAGATCATCGGTTGGAGTTTTACGATTTTTTCACCGCAAGAAAATACCTGGAAG aaaTGAAGAACCCAATCCACCGAATCCTATTATAAAAACCCCTAAACTCACAAAGCGTCGATTGAGTTTGGGAAAGAAGAATTCAAAGAAACAACTTGTGGTAGAAAAG aagTGCGATATTGATGAAAAGCCATTACCCATCCCACCATCATGTGATTCTGTGGAGGCTGCCGTGCAAGATTTAGAAAAAACACTTACTCCTTCACCAATCAGACACATTGAAGATGACGATTACGAGGCAATGCATCAACACTATGAAGAGTTGAAAATTCACGTCACGTCATTAGAG AAAGAGGTAGTAGAAAAGAATCTGGAATCGCAGTGCCCAGATCCTGGAGCAGACGGGAAAAGAGGCCTACATGTTTTAGAAGTACAAGATCAGTACGAGAAGACGTTAGAGGAATCTGAGAAGTTGTTGCTTGAACGTTCGGCATCGGATCAACTGGCTCGACAGCTTAGTCGGGGCCTGCGCTTAAGAAAAAGTGCAGAACAAAGAGTTATTCGTTCGCCCAGTGCTCGTAAAATCGGTGCAATCCGACGCCGGTCCAGAGAATCTCCTCGGGCGAATTTAACAGATTCA AACGCATCTAGTTCCTCTCGACGTCTTACGCGGAGCCAGTCGATGTTGGCTATTCGACGAAATCCCAGTATTCTTGTACAGCAGATGATAACACCTAAGCGCTTGATAGAGCCAATCCATCCAAGCACTCAGGAAGCCAAAATATCCCTCCGACGTGGCAAACCCAACACGATTCGAACAGGCCTTAGAGATCCTACACCCATGAGAGCCCAGTCGATaagccaaaacaaaaacaaaaaaa TGGCTGATGttccattggaaaatgaaaccCCTCGTATCAGCAGGTTACGTACAGTGCCTCGTCCTGACACATTAGCGATAGAAGGTCCGATGAATGTCTCGAAGCATGCCGTTAGCCGCAACAGCTCGGTTTTGAAATTAGCACATAATTTCACAATAGTTACACAAACTGAGACTACACCATCAAGCCTTCCCATGGTTTCCCCGATTTCTCTTGCCGATACGGCTCTCTTGACTACACCAGAAGGCTGTCAATGGTCGAGCGGGGATATTCTTAACCGCCATTTGGAccatttaaaaatacctttgacTGGTCGACCTTCAGTTCAGAAAATCCGCTCTGAAAATATTGGCAAAGTGTCGGCCCATGTTAGAAAATTTGATCGTTTGGCATCTCCCACTCTTCCTGACGCACGCTGCGTTGCTGCAAATGCACTCAGTATCGCTAGCAATTCAACAGACGCGACGCCTTTGATTTTACATCGCGTCAGATCTCCGAGGAAATGTTCAATTATTCAACGACAGCTTTCGGATCCTCAAGTTATTAAAGATCGTTCTACGCCCCCTAAAACTGCACAAATCTCGCCGCTTCGAGAAAGTCAGCGAGCAAATGCGCTACCACAGTCTTCCAAAGGCCATGAACGTTTTGACGTCAAG ATTAAAGCCCCGCTGCTGACCCCAAACCATGGAGCCCAAGGGACAACAACCCCTTTCGGACTGAAAATACGAGGCGCAGAGACGAAACACACTCGCATACAGAAAAAACCTTCTCCGCTTCGGGCTACTGCTCCACTGCTGCGTCGATCTCCGCGTTTTACTCCTtcaaactga
- the LOC124341441 gene encoding barrier-to-autointegration factor-like gives MSSTSQKHRNFVAEPMGEKAVTDLAGIGGVLGDRLEKKGFDKASVVLGQFLVLKKNKELFVDWLKDTAGANAKQAGDCHQCLSDWCDEFL, from the exons ATGTCGTCCACCTCACAGAAGCATCGTAACTTTGTAGCTGAGCCTATGGGAGAAAAAGCTGTTACAGATCTTGCTGGTATTGGAGGAGTGCTAGGAGATCGTTTAGAAAAGAAAGGCTTTgataag GCATCTGTTGTATTGGGACAATTCCTGGTCTTAAAGAAGAACAAAGAACTTTTCGTGGATTGGCTCAAAGACACAGCTGGAGCCAACGCCAAACAAGCAGGAGATTGTCACCAATGTTTGTCAGATTGGTGTGATGAGTTTTTGTAA